A single genomic interval of Chitinophaga sp. 180180018-3 harbors:
- a CDS encoding MerR family transcriptional regulator translates to MGKSEPNIDLSFDFDFLDKLVVGIGEVAQITGIPTRQIRYWEDKGIIVSLTEEEGKNRRYDYKNIKKMLLIKELLDEGYTLDAAAEKVKNRLEMIEQTLKKLQKK, encoded by the coding sequence ATGGGGAAATCAGAACCAAATATTGACTTGTCTTTCGACTTTGATTTTTTAGATAAGTTAGTCGTGGGTATAGGTGAGGTAGCGCAGATTACGGGTATTCCAACACGGCAGATACGTTATTGGGAAGATAAGGGAATTATTGTCAGTTTAACTGAAGAAGAAGGTAAAAACAGGCGATACGATTATAAGAATATCAAAAAAATGTTGCTCATCAAGGAACTTCTGGATGAGGGTTATACCCTTGATGCAGCAGCTGAAAAGGTAAAGAACCGGTTAGAGATGATAGAGCAGACTTTAAAGAAGCTTCAGAAGAAGTAA
- a CDS encoding RagB/SusD family nutrient uptake outer membrane protein, translated as MRNMRSFKIMLALATTAFTLFSCKKDFLDRTPETVISDAQFWKTSNDLKLYCNSFYTAFPAYTGYGTIGNTGQDADQGSDNMISMSYNTWMNGETVIPSGQGGWTWGTVRNINYLLANYVKVNEPWNNVKTYVGEARFFRAYFYFNMMKQYGALPWLSKPLLPSSPELYNKRLARNIIADSIIADLDSAINYLPSKTAAQPSRVYKEFAQAFQSRVALYEGTWEKYLSGTPFGVSGSTGNKYLQKAADAANAVMASGLFALDNAGKDYGYWSLFNQTDYSGSKEVMFWRQYNLTTGPTHNWHRYTNSGAGRGLTKNLIDDYLCADGLPVALSPLYKGDDSLTTVVRGRDPRLVQTIYVNDGAHIITNNQPGGAPNMLFTVPTFSAANEGKPATGYQVYKGHNPDYFQQYAGDVGTTALILFRYAEVLLNYAEAKAELGMLTQGDADLTINKIRSRVGMPALNIGAIQTDPNWVFPALSPVLNEVRRERRIELACEGFRHDDVLRWGAGGKLLTGWKPKGAKLAQWTTVVPANLLATYPTDASGYIELYKNIPAMSVGYKFNAARDYLQPIPLSELQVPNATIDQNPGW; from the coding sequence ATGAGAAATATGCGTTCTTTCAAAATAATGCTGGCGCTGGCGACGACAGCCTTTACCTTGTTTTCCTGTAAGAAAGATTTTCTGGACAGGACACCGGAAACCGTGATCAGCGATGCGCAATTCTGGAAAACATCCAATGATCTGAAATTATACTGCAATAGCTTTTATACTGCGTTCCCGGCCTATACCGGCTATGGTACTATCGGAAATACGGGCCAGGATGCAGATCAGGGAAGCGACAACATGATCAGCATGAGTTACAATACCTGGATGAACGGAGAAACCGTGATACCTTCCGGTCAGGGTGGTTGGACCTGGGGAACTGTCAGAAATATCAACTACCTGCTGGCCAACTACGTCAAAGTGAATGAGCCCTGGAATAATGTGAAAACTTATGTAGGGGAGGCCCGCTTTTTCCGTGCATATTTTTATTTCAACATGATGAAACAATACGGGGCACTGCCCTGGCTTAGTAAGCCACTGCTGCCATCTTCCCCGGAATTATACAATAAAAGGCTGGCGCGTAATATCATCGCTGATTCCATCATCGCGGATCTCGACAGCGCCATTAATTATCTGCCTTCCAAAACGGCTGCACAACCAAGCAGAGTATATAAAGAATTTGCACAGGCGTTTCAGTCGAGAGTAGCCCTGTACGAAGGTACCTGGGAGAAATACCTCTCAGGTACACCCTTCGGGGTATCCGGTTCTACAGGTAATAAATACCTGCAGAAAGCAGCAGATGCGGCCAATGCGGTAATGGCATCCGGACTGTTCGCACTCGACAATGCCGGCAAGGATTACGGCTACTGGTCGCTCTTCAATCAGACTGATTACAGCGGCAGTAAGGAAGTGATGTTCTGGCGTCAGTACAACCTGACTACCGGACCTACACATAACTGGCACAGATATACGAATTCAGGAGCTGGCCGCGGTCTTACCAAGAACCTGATAGACGACTATCTCTGTGCCGATGGACTGCCTGTTGCACTGAGTCCGCTCTATAAAGGGGATGATTCTCTTACTACTGTTGTAAGAGGAAGAGATCCTCGCCTGGTGCAGACTATCTATGTGAACGATGGTGCACACATCATTACCAATAATCAGCCTGGCGGCGCGCCGAACATGCTTTTCACAGTACCTACATTCAGCGCAGCCAACGAAGGAAAACCCGCTACCGGTTACCAGGTATACAAGGGCCATAATCCCGACTACTTCCAGCAATACGCCGGTGATGTAGGCACTACAGCGTTGATCCTTTTCCGTTATGCAGAAGTATTACTGAACTATGCAGAAGCAAAAGCGGAACTGGGTATGCTTACTCAGGGAGATGCAGACCTGACTATTAACAAGATCAGGAGCCGCGTTGGCATGCCGGCCCTCAATATCGGCGCCATACAAACAGATCCGAACTGGGTATTCCCGGCACTCAGCCCTGTACTGAACGAAGTGAGAAGGGAGCGCCGTATAGAGCTGGCCTGTGAAGGATTCCGCCACGACGACGTGCTGAGATGGGGCGCCGGCGGCAAACTGCTGACAGGCTGGAAACCGAAGGGTGCTAAACTGGCTCAGTGGACGACCGTAGTACCTGCTAATCTGCTGGCCACTTACCCTACAGATGCCAGTGGATATATTGAGCTGTACAAGAATATACCGGCCATGTCTGTCGGCTACAAATTCAACGCAGCAAGAGACTATCTGCAGCCTATTCCGCTATCGGAGCTGCAGGTGCCGAATGCCACGATAGACCAGAACCCGGGGTGGTGA
- a CDS encoding response regulator transcription factor, with protein sequence MRVLIVEDEQAMATEMESFLRGTYSCDTAATASAAMLLLEDNPYDFVLLDLGLPDMDGLQLLQQARKIRTEAAFIVLTARGQLEDRIRGLDLGADDYLPKPFSLLELQSRMQAISRRKFGLQESVIAVGDFNLDLQKRAVYFNDIEVTLSRKEFDLLSYMLLHKNRPLTRMQLSEHIWGSFADTDYDSNYIDVHIKNIRKKLSAHGTVEWLQTIRHVGYKIKI encoded by the coding sequence ATGAGAGTACTGATAGTTGAAGACGAACAAGCCATGGCTACTGAGATGGAATCATTTCTGAGAGGAACTTATTCCTGCGACACCGCCGCCACCGCTTCAGCGGCAATGTTGCTGCTGGAGGATAATCCGTACGACTTTGTGCTGTTAGATCTTGGACTGCCCGACATGGATGGACTTCAGCTATTACAGCAGGCGCGTAAAATACGAACAGAAGCTGCGTTTATTGTATTAACGGCAAGAGGCCAGCTGGAAGACCGGATCAGAGGACTCGATCTTGGAGCGGACGACTATCTGCCCAAGCCCTTTTCCCTGCTGGAGCTGCAATCCAGGATGCAGGCGATTTCCCGCCGGAAATTCGGTCTCCAGGAATCAGTGATTGCCGTTGGCGATTTTAATCTGGACCTTCAAAAGCGCGCTGTTTATTTCAACGATATCGAAGTAACATTATCCCGGAAAGAGTTTGACCTGCTTAGCTATATGCTGCTGCATAAAAACAGACCGCTTACCCGGATGCAGTTAAGTGAGCATATCTGGGGCAGCTTTGCTGATACCGATTATGATTCCAATTATATCGATGTACACATTAAAAACATCCGGAAAAAATTATCAGCGCACGGAACGGTTGAATGGTTACAAACTATCCGTCATGTTGGTTATAAGATAAAGATCTGA
- a CDS encoding amylo-alpha-1,6-glucosidase codes for MNSRRNFIKQSSAAILLTAMPRLPGFFNGTAGDFSFSSPFFKLTLSAASPQLLYFTADSLGQSHLDNSPLIITAAGETFTSRQTGNSISYYKDDQLAWQFTCHDKRIEIRSHGNAAPFEITVAQKKNHCTVLGHMPVDGQVKFPCIWHIPGQGTFRISCNQPDVQLQYDAFRFDSGNTRGEPFVKLGFNAAGSGKPELVYVLEPVTIYREMPAIKGDPRFDGYRKNYINIFQLNPRIGTLANNSASDACTFTLFLYAEMARYTPALAKDLTALDLIRNSLDRYLGGMKGYGQVGYKNGAAWQSEYDSSDSMPSLIIAACYYILDTKDKTWGRRSYAGIKEWTAKMLATDRDGDGLIEYGYSGNSGSWDDKPFKRPANWWDTIGFGHADAYSNALAYRALVLLAQVADMLQEKEDTRTYANAAAKLKAAYYPAFFNNKTNVLAGWKSKDGELHDYYFMFVNSIAVCYGLLTREQSAQIMKTMLQKMKDVGYANFRVGLPGNLISIADNDYAHHDPRWGYQRFQVYENGGASGCYAYFTLQALYDTGLKKDAERILFPMLESFRDGGFEGNCEGTEMTKDWKTWNGECWGYEGYLVDNYLTLLAVKNYSSER; via the coding sequence ATGAACTCCAGACGTAATTTCATCAAACAATCGTCCGCTGCTATCCTGTTGACAGCCATGCCACGACTGCCCGGATTTTTCAATGGCACTGCCGGCGATTTCAGCTTTAGCTCCCCGTTTTTTAAACTGACCCTGTCCGCCGCATCGCCGCAACTGCTCTACTTTACAGCCGATAGCCTGGGGCAGTCGCACCTGGATAACAGTCCGCTGATTATAACTGCAGCAGGCGAAACTTTTACGAGCCGGCAAACCGGGAACAGTATCAGTTATTATAAAGATGATCAGCTGGCCTGGCAGTTTACCTGCCACGATAAACGGATAGAAATCCGGTCGCATGGCAACGCAGCGCCGTTTGAGATTACGGTGGCACAAAAGAAAAATCATTGCACCGTGCTGGGACATATGCCTGTAGATGGACAGGTGAAGTTTCCCTGTATCTGGCATATCCCGGGACAGGGTACCTTCCGGATCAGCTGCAACCAGCCGGATGTGCAGTTGCAATACGACGCATTCCGTTTCGACTCCGGCAATACCCGGGGCGAGCCATTTGTAAAACTGGGCTTTAATGCCGCTGGTTCCGGAAAGCCTGAACTGGTGTATGTACTGGAGCCCGTGACTATTTACCGTGAGATGCCGGCGATCAAAGGAGACCCGCGCTTCGACGGATACCGGAAGAACTATATCAATATTTTTCAACTGAATCCGCGTATTGGTACGTTGGCTAACAACAGTGCCAGCGATGCCTGTACGTTCACGTTATTCCTGTATGCCGAAATGGCCCGTTATACACCGGCCCTTGCGAAAGACCTTACCGCGCTGGACCTGATCCGCAACAGCCTCGATCGTTACCTCGGAGGCATGAAAGGCTACGGCCAGGTGGGCTATAAAAACGGGGCAGCGTGGCAAAGTGAATACGACTCGTCCGACAGCATGCCATCGCTGATTATCGCTGCGTGTTACTATATTCTTGACACAAAAGATAAAACCTGGGGCCGCCGCAGCTACGCAGGTATTAAAGAATGGACCGCGAAAATGCTGGCTACAGACCGCGATGGCGATGGACTCATCGAATATGGGTATTCCGGCAACTCCGGCAGCTGGGACGACAAGCCTTTCAAAAGGCCTGCGAACTGGTGGGATACTATCGGGTTTGGTCATGCCGATGCATATTCCAACGCACTGGCCTACCGGGCATTAGTGTTGCTGGCACAGGTAGCGGATATGCTGCAGGAAAAGGAGGATACACGTACATACGCTAATGCTGCTGCTAAATTAAAGGCCGCTTATTATCCGGCTTTCTTCAACAATAAAACCAATGTCCTCGCCGGATGGAAAAGTAAAGATGGCGAGTTGCATGACTACTATTTTATGTTTGTGAACAGCATTGCTGTTTGTTATGGATTACTGACCAGGGAGCAGTCGGCGCAGATCATGAAAACCATGTTGCAGAAAATGAAGGATGTCGGGTATGCTAATTTTCGTGTAGGCTTGCCCGGTAACCTCATTTCAATAGCAGACAACGACTATGCCCATCACGACCCTCGTTGGGGATATCAGCGTTTCCAGGTATATGAAAACGGAGGCGCCTCCGGTTGTTATGCTTACTTTACCCTTCAGGCATTATATGATACAGGATTGAAGAAAGATGCAGAACGCATATTGTTTCCCATGCTGGAGAGCTTCCGCGACGGCGGTTTCGAAGGGAATTGTGAGGGCACGGAAATGACCAAAGACTGGAAGACCTGGAATGGTGAATGCTGGGGATATGAGGGATACCTGGTTGACAATTACCTCACATTGTTGGCGGTAAAGAATTACAGCTCGGAGCGATAG
- a CDS encoding TerD family protein, with translation MAISLVKGQTIDLRKNDTGEEFDLSTVTVGLGWDVRQKKANEGFFGKLFGGDAKEEEYDLDAIAFLLDANGKVANLGRTVQTRDGRSQGLYESDVIFFNSMKHPSGHIWLTGDNRTGAGDGDDEQIIIRLNEMDNRYQRILFLVSIYQGRQNNQHFGMIANAFIRAVDKNGREIARFNLSGDSTYNGMCSMTFAEIYRKDGSWKFRAIGEPHQSDSFIDELKKLTYS, from the coding sequence ATGGCAATTTCTTTGGTAAAAGGCCAGACTATCGATCTGCGCAAAAATGATACAGGCGAGGAGTTCGACCTGTCGACCGTAACCGTGGGGCTGGGTTGGGACGTACGTCAGAAAAAGGCTAATGAAGGTTTCTTCGGCAAATTGTTCGGCGGAGATGCAAAGGAAGAAGAGTATGATCTCGATGCCATTGCTTTCCTGCTGGATGCCAACGGGAAAGTAGCTAATCTTGGCAGAACCGTTCAAACACGCGATGGCAGAAGCCAGGGATTATATGAAAGCGATGTTATTTTCTTCAACTCCATGAAACATCCTTCCGGGCATATCTGGCTGACAGGCGATAACAGAACAGGTGCCGGCGATGGCGACGATGAACAGATCATTATCCGGTTGAATGAAATGGATAATCGCTATCAGAGGATTCTCTTCCTGGTAAGCATTTACCAGGGGCGTCAGAATAACCAGCACTTTGGAATGATAGCGAATGCCTTTATCCGTGCGGTAGATAAAAATGGCAGGGAGATTGCCAGGTTCAATCTCTCCGGCGATAGTACCTATAACGGCATGTGCTCCATGACCTTTGCAGAAATTTATCGTAAAGATGGATCCTGGAAATTCAGAGCCATCGGTGAGCCGCATCAATCCGACAGCTTTATCGATGAGTTGAAAAAATTAACTTATTCCTGA
- a CDS encoding AraC family transcriptional regulator yields the protein MQSRKPKSGASLIKYLTINEDDINWGITVTTIGYQSVSPHSRYPSKDHPSGYRFSPDTGRILDEYQLIYITRGAGRFSSAHLNNSPVTEGAVMLLFPGEWHSYTPEPATGWDTWWVGFRGAAADQLFRHHYFQRQEPLYQLGFSEQLVGLFRQITELAADEQTGFQQAIAGIVMHMLGTVYFSVRNSRLQETEIATKIEKARLLMREHPDGSISPEQLALELNISYSWFRRMFKQHTGLSPAQYQQQIRTQRAKELLAGSRKTIKEIAYELNFESTNYFTSFFRQRVGVTPAAFRNNTRG from the coding sequence ATGCAGAGCCGCAAACCAAAATCCGGGGCATCCCTGATCAAGTATCTTACCATTAATGAAGACGACATTAACTGGGGGATAACCGTTACTACAATCGGCTACCAGTCTGTATCGCCGCATAGCAGGTATCCATCAAAGGACCACCCGTCGGGCTATCGTTTCAGTCCGGATACCGGCAGGATCCTCGACGAATACCAGCTGATCTATATCACCCGTGGCGCCGGGCGTTTCAGTTCTGCACATCTTAATAATTCACCCGTTACAGAAGGCGCCGTGATGCTGCTTTTCCCGGGCGAATGGCATAGCTATACACCAGAACCCGCCACAGGATGGGATACCTGGTGGGTAGGATTCCGGGGCGCCGCTGCCGACCAACTGTTCCGGCATCATTATTTTCAACGGCAGGAACCATTGTATCAGCTGGGATTCAGCGAACAGCTGGTGGGATTATTCAGGCAGATAACAGAACTGGCAGCAGACGAGCAAACAGGCTTCCAGCAAGCCATTGCAGGTATTGTGATGCATATGTTGGGCACCGTGTATTTTTCTGTCAGGAACAGCCGGTTACAGGAAACAGAAATTGCCACGAAAATAGAAAAAGCAAGATTGCTGATGCGTGAGCATCCCGATGGCAGCATCTCGCCGGAACAACTGGCACTGGAGCTGAATATCAGCTACTCCTGGTTCAGACGGATGTTTAAACAACATACTGGGCTTTCACCGGCGCAATACCAGCAACAGATCAGGACGCAACGGGCAAAGGAGTTGCTGGCAGGTTCCAGGAAAACGATCAAGGAAATAGCTTACGAACTCAATTTTGAATCTACCAATTACTTCACTTCTTTTTTCAGGCAAAGGGTAGGGGTTACACCCGCTGCGTTCAGGAACAATACCAGGGGATAA
- a CDS encoding cysteine hydrolase, whose translation MNRQTNAEAGITGPSALLLIETQNEWMHPDGKLRQGLIIDESMTSDSIANIEKALGYARKNGITVVYVGLNFAKGYPELGKGQSGLRKAIPRAGTFQKGSFGAEFFETVQPLEDEFIVGGRTGASAFSGSNLDVFLRSNNIQNLYLVGYATHVCVESTLRDAHDKGYNTHVISDATAAFTRAQQHYFLNEIVHHFGEHLTTQEFTNG comes from the coding sequence ATGAACAGGCAAACAAATGCAGAAGCAGGCATCACCGGCCCATCAGCGCTCCTACTTATTGAAACACAGAACGAATGGATGCATCCTGACGGCAAACTGCGCCAGGGGCTTATTATCGACGAAAGTATGACGTCAGATTCCATCGCTAACATTGAAAAAGCGCTTGGCTACGCCAGAAAGAACGGCATCACGGTAGTGTATGTAGGATTGAACTTTGCAAAAGGATATCCCGAACTGGGAAAAGGACAAAGTGGTTTGCGGAAAGCGATTCCGCGGGCAGGTACTTTTCAGAAAGGTAGTTTTGGCGCCGAATTTTTCGAAACGGTACAGCCGCTGGAAGATGAATTCATCGTTGGCGGCAGAACAGGGGCAAGCGCTTTCTCCGGTTCTAACCTGGATGTTTTTTTGAGAAGTAATAACATACAAAATCTCTATCTCGTTGGCTATGCTACCCACGTATGTGTGGAAAGCACTTTACGCGATGCACACGATAAAGGCTATAATACGCACGTTATTTCAGACGCCACTGCTGCCTTCACAAGAGCACAGCAGCACTATTTTCTCAATGAAATAGTACATCATTTCGGAGAACATCTGACCACACAGGAATTTACGAATGGATAA
- a CDS encoding TerD family protein, whose amino-acid sequence MAINLQKGQRIDIGLSKISLGLGWHPNEGTGYDFDLDASAFMIDENRLIVKEEFFVFYGNTDSPDGALHHTGDDPTGGNSAEGDDETIQVNLSRIDPRVREILFVVTIHDAIARRQNFGQVRDSYIRIVDDASGSEIAKYELGEDFSIETGVEFGRLYLKDGKWKFEASGIGYREDLAFFLSKYFKGQIIK is encoded by the coding sequence ATGGCTATCAATTTACAAAAGGGACAAAGGATTGATATTGGTCTCTCTAAAATCAGCCTGGGTTTAGGATGGCATCCGAATGAGGGGACAGGATATGATTTCGACCTGGATGCCTCCGCTTTTATGATCGATGAGAACAGGTTGATTGTTAAAGAAGAGTTTTTTGTCTTTTATGGCAATACGGATTCCCCGGATGGTGCATTGCATCATACCGGTGATGACCCTACCGGAGGGAACAGCGCTGAGGGCGATGATGAAACCATACAGGTCAATCTTTCCAGGATAGACCCTCGTGTAAGGGAGATCCTGTTTGTGGTAACCATACATGACGCTATCGCAAGGCGACAGAACTTCGGACAGGTACGTGATTCTTATATCAGAATTGTGGATGACGCAAGTGGCAGTGAGATTGCAAAGTACGAACTTGGAGAAGATTTTTCTATAGAAACAGGCGTGGAATTCGGTCGTCTCTACCTGAAAGACGGCAAATGGAAATTTGAAGCTTCAGGTATCGGCTACCGGGAAGATCTTGCGTTTTTCTTATCCAAGTACTTTAAAGGACAGATCATTAAATAA
- a CDS encoding arabinose isomerase has translation MGSIKVGLFGIGLSTYWPQFPGLLERLEGYQEVIARRLQDDVVSIVNTGLVDTVDKARQAADRFKQEDVSIIFLYVSTYALSATVLPVVQKAKVPVVILNMQPVAAIDYDWFNSLGDRGTMTGEWLANCQACAVPEIANVFNRAAIKFHVVSGTLNDEEAWQEIADWKEAAAVAAAMRHNRLGVLGHYYNGMLDIYSDLTLQAATFGGHIQHIEMCELAAFRHAVSAAETARKVQQIREEMEVLDECPEHEVQRAAQTAVALDKLAAHHQLGSLCYYYEGTPDGEYEDLIASVIAGNSLLTAHGIPVAGEYEVKNAQAMKIMDLFNAGGSFTEFYGMDFNEGIVLMGHDGPGHLAIAEGRPLLKPLGVYHGKPGKGLSIEMKVKHGPVTLLSVAETGTGKLKLLIAEARSVPGPILKIGNTNSRYQFPIDIKSFVNNWSKAGPAHHCAIGVGHIAGKLEKLGEILGMETVRVC, from the coding sequence ATGGGAAGTATCAAAGTCGGCCTTTTCGGAATAGGATTATCCACTTATTGGCCTCAGTTTCCCGGCCTGCTGGAGCGTCTGGAAGGCTACCAGGAGGTGATTGCCAGGAGGTTACAGGATGATGTAGTTAGCATTGTGAACACCGGATTAGTGGATACGGTAGACAAAGCCCGTCAGGCGGCCGACCGGTTTAAGCAGGAAGATGTGAGCATCATTTTCCTGTATGTATCTACCTATGCCCTCTCCGCCACTGTTTTACCTGTTGTTCAGAAAGCAAAAGTACCGGTGGTGATACTCAACATGCAGCCGGTAGCTGCCATCGATTATGATTGGTTTAACAGTCTTGGTGACCGCGGCACCATGACCGGCGAATGGCTGGCCAATTGCCAGGCCTGCGCCGTACCGGAAATCGCCAACGTATTCAACCGTGCCGCCATAAAATTCCATGTGGTCAGCGGTACGCTGAATGATGAAGAAGCCTGGCAGGAAATAGCCGACTGGAAAGAAGCCGCTGCTGTAGCGGCTGCCATGCGACATAACCGGCTGGGGGTACTGGGACATTATTACAACGGTATGCTCGATATTTATTCCGACCTGACTTTACAGGCGGCTACTTTCGGCGGACATATACAACATATTGAAATGTGCGAGCTGGCTGCATTCCGGCATGCGGTGAGTGCGGCCGAAACAGCCCGGAAAGTACAGCAGATCCGGGAAGAAATGGAAGTGCTGGACGAATGTCCGGAACACGAAGTACAGCGGGCAGCGCAAACTGCAGTAGCATTGGATAAACTGGCAGCACATCATCAGCTGGGCTCTCTTTGTTATTATTACGAGGGCACACCGGATGGTGAATATGAAGATCTGATCGCATCCGTTATAGCCGGAAACTCCCTACTGACAGCGCATGGCATCCCTGTTGCCGGAGAATACGAAGTGAAAAATGCGCAGGCCATGAAGATCATGGACCTCTTTAATGCAGGTGGTTCTTTCACGGAATTTTACGGAATGGATTTCAATGAAGGAATTGTATTGATGGGACATGACGGCCCGGGACATCTGGCTATTGCAGAAGGCAGGCCTTTGCTGAAGCCACTCGGTGTTTATCATGGTAAGCCGGGAAAAGGATTATCTATAGAGATGAAAGTAAAACACGGTCCTGTTACACTGCTGTCGGTTGCTGAAACCGGTACAGGTAAATTAAAACTGCTCATAGCAGAGGCCAGGTCGGTACCTGGCCCTATCCTGAAGATCGGCAATACTAACAGCCGTTACCAGTTTCCTATCGACATTAAATCCTTTGTTAACAACTGGAGTAAAGCCGGACCTGCACATCACTGCGCTATTGGTGTAGGCCATATTGCAGGTAAACTGGAAAAATTGGGAGAAATACTTGGAATGGAAACCGTAAGAGTGTGTTGA
- a CDS encoding HAMP domain-containing sensor histidine kinase has product MKLQTKLTLFITLSKMAVATLFILLLPWLVESIAFKYNDSYLKEQKKKVLRVIAKDGIDTYLQGEQTYGSYTMLKEEYISLEPASRFFLRDTISTVKRIVEGDTLTYRVLSHVLQDHGRAFMLEVGKKTATISQYNRPLQRVALYVLGGLIVITIVTDLIFTRFLLKPLGAIIRARLLNRTIPFRKHMPPVNTSTADFRYLDNSLMELMDQINEAFEKEREFTSNASHELMTPVSILQSKMENLMVDNDLTPAMQRKVMGMMTTLNRLKKIVHSLLLISRIENDQFPRNDELKPSLLIGEVTEELTHRMEEKALQLRITLSRDVILRKMNYDLMFQLLHNLINNAIKFNQPGGEVIIRDETFPGEYHLLIEDTGPGIDEQDMENIFHRFRKGTRNKQEGYGLGLAIVATIAQFHGVKIKVLRRAPRGSTFTLVFPV; this is encoded by the coding sequence GTGAAACTACAGACTAAGCTGACTCTTTTTATTACGTTATCTAAAATGGCCGTGGCGACACTCTTTATATTGTTGCTGCCCTGGCTGGTGGAGAGTATTGCCTTCAAGTATAACGACTCCTACCTGAAGGAACAAAAGAAAAAGGTGCTGCGGGTGATAGCGAAAGACGGCATTGATACCTACCTGCAGGGAGAGCAGACCTACGGTAGCTACACCATGCTGAAAGAGGAATACATTTCACTGGAGCCTGCCAGCCGCTTCTTTTTACGCGATACCATTTCCACAGTAAAACGTATTGTAGAAGGAGATACGCTTACCTACCGCGTACTAAGCCACGTGCTGCAGGATCACGGACGCGCATTTATGCTGGAAGTGGGAAAGAAAACAGCTACAATCAGCCAGTATAACCGCCCGCTGCAAAGAGTAGCGTTATATGTGCTCGGAGGGCTCATCGTTATCACCATCGTCACCGACCTGATATTCACCCGGTTCCTGCTGAAACCACTGGGCGCCATCATCAGGGCACGCCTGCTGAACAGAACAATTCCCTTCCGGAAGCATATGCCGCCGGTTAACACCAGCACAGCCGATTTCCGGTATCTCGATAATTCCCTGATGGAGCTCATGGATCAGATCAATGAAGCGTTCGAAAAGGAAAGAGAGTTTACCTCGAACGCATCGCATGAACTGATGACTCCAGTCAGCATACTGCAGTCGAAAATGGAGAACCTCATGGTAGATAATGATCTGACCCCGGCCATGCAGCGAAAGGTCATGGGAATGATGACTACCCTAAACCGGCTGAAGAAAATAGTACATTCCCTTTTATTAATCTCCCGTATCGAAAATGACCAGTTCCCCCGGAATGATGAATTAAAGCCCTCCCTGCTGATAGGGGAAGTGACAGAGGAACTGACGCATCGTATGGAAGAGAAAGCGCTGCAGCTCAGGATCACCTTATCCCGGGATGTTATACTCCGGAAAATGAACTACGATCTGATGTTTCAGCTGCTGCATAATCTCATCAATAATGCCATTAAGTTCAACCAACCAGGCGGAGAGGTAATCATAAGGGACGAAACCTTCCCGGGAGAGTATCATCTCCTGATTGAGGATACCGGGCCTGGTATAGACGAACAGGATATGGAGAATATTTTTCATCGTTTCCGGAAGGGCACGAGAAACAAACAAGAAGGCTACGGGCTGGGATTAGCCATCGTAGCAACAATTGCGCAATTTCATGGGGTTAAGATAAAAGTATTGCGCAGAGCGCCGCGGGGAAGTACTTTCACACTGGTATTCCCGGTGTAA